In bacterium, the following proteins share a genomic window:
- a CDS encoding multiheme c-type cytochrome, which yields MRRTLFRMLVTALFLVAAAGAARARNPIRNSFFARYPAAVNTALDELPSHANHCGVCHFDFSGGGPRNPYGLLVEVGLNNGLSNAAAVAAAETQDADNDGFSALIEITDTVNFANTPTFPGLKAANAGSALNVSQADLVDHLTPSGGSDVDPPLVSVTWPSGGESVAPNTTANVTWNATDPSGIAAIDISLSEDGGVHWETVARNLPPSSSYAWFVPNLPGATSRIRVHARDAAGNAGYGDSAADFTIAPHVGGVAPTTLRDFRLPGTQPFGSGELDNPDGTCSTCHGGYSAAVEPWSNWRGSMMGNTMRDPVFAATMIIAEQDAPASGDLCLRCHTPGGWQGGRSTDTSGGMVTTTDRQGVQCDFCHRQVDPVYQPGVSPAVDEGILANLAAPVLGYGNGQFVTDPDPVRRGPYADALASHQFLDSAFHRTANLCGTCHDVSNPAFVAGTAPGEYVVQELDAPHPDGDKRDMFPVERTFSEWSVSAYAEGGVYAPQFAGVKPGGIVSTCQDCHMADATGRGAATGPIRTDLGVHDLTGGNHFVPDLIPTWFPGEFDQTALNAGKARVTAMLQKAATLEVFESPVGGGPGVTVRVTNETAHKLPSGYPEGRRIWINVRAFDDQANLVYESGAYNAATGVLTLDPDAKIYHIEPGTSHRLAAILGLDAGPSFHFVLNDTVFMDNRIPPRGASLAELEAVQSPVVGYGGYQEGQFWDDTLYG from the coding sequence GCCAACCACTGCGGCGTGTGCCACTTCGATTTCAGCGGCGGCGGGCCGCGCAATCCCTACGGCCTCTTGGTGGAGGTCGGCCTCAACAACGGCCTCTCCAACGCCGCGGCGGTCGCGGCCGCCGAGACGCAGGACGCGGACAACGACGGCTTCTCCGCGCTGATCGAGATCACCGACACGGTGAACTTCGCGAACACGCCCACCTTCCCCGGACTCAAGGCCGCCAACGCGGGTTCCGCGCTGAACGTGAGCCAGGCCGACCTGGTCGACCACCTGACGCCGTCCGGCGGGTCGGACGTCGACCCGCCGCTGGTCTCGGTGACCTGGCCGTCGGGCGGCGAGAGCGTCGCGCCGAACACCACCGCGAACGTGACCTGGAACGCGACCGACCCGAGCGGCATCGCCGCGATCGACATCTCGCTGAGCGAGGACGGCGGCGTCCACTGGGAGACCGTGGCCCGCAACCTGCCGCCGTCGAGCAGCTACGCCTGGTTCGTGCCCAACCTGCCCGGCGCGACGTCGCGGATCCGTGTCCACGCCCGCGACGCGGCCGGCAACGCCGGCTACGGCGACAGCGCCGCCGACTTCACGATCGCGCCGCACGTCGGCGGCGTCGCGCCCACCACGCTGCGCGACTTCCGCCTGCCCGGCACCCAGCCCTTCGGCTCGGGTGAACTCGACAACCCCGACGGCACCTGCTCGACCTGCCACGGCGGCTACAGCGCGGCCGTGGAGCCCTGGTCCAATTGGCGCGGCAGCATGATGGGCAACACCATGCGCGACCCGGTCTTCGCCGCGACGATGATCATCGCCGAGCAGGACGCGCCCGCCTCGGGCGACCTCTGCCTGCGCTGCCACACCCCGGGCGGCTGGCAGGGGGGGCGTTCGACCGACACCTCCGGCGGCATGGTCACGACGACGGACCGCCAGGGCGTGCAGTGCGATTTCTGCCACCGGCAGGTCGACCCCGTCTACCAGCCCGGCGTCAGCCCCGCCGTCGACGAGGGCATCCTCGCGAATCTCGCCGCGCCCGTGCTCGGCTACGGCAACGGGCAATTCGTCACCGACCCCGATCCCGTCCGCCGCGGGCCCTACGCGGACGCCCTGGCCTCGCACCAGTTCCTGGACTCGGCCTTCCACCGCACCGCCAACCTGTGCGGCACCTGCCACGACGTGAGCAACCCGGCCTTCGTCGCGGGCACGGCGCCCGGCGAGTACGTCGTGCAGGAGCTGGACGCGCCGCATCCCGACGGGGACAAGCGCGACATGTTCCCGGTGGAACGCACGTTCAGCGAGTGGTCGGTCAGCGCCTACGCCGAGGGCGGCGTCTACGCGCCGCAGTTCGCCGGCGTCAAGCCGGGCGGCATCGTCTCCACCTGCCAGGACTGCCACATGGCCGACGCGACCGGCCGCGGCGCCGCCACCGGTCCGATCCGCACCGATCTCGGCGTGCACGACCTCACCGGCGGCAACCACTTCGTGCCCGACCTCATCCCGACGTGGTTCCCGGGCGAGTTCGACCAGACGGCCCTCAACGCGGGCAAGGCACGCGTCACGGCGATGCTGCAGAAGGCGGCCACGCTCGAGGTCTTCGAGTCGCCCGTCGGCGGCGGGCCGGGCGTGACGGTGCGCGTCACCAACGAGACGGCCCACAAGCTGCCCAGCGGGTACCCGGAGGGTCGGCGCATCTGGATCAACGTGCGGGCCTTCGACGACCAGGCGAACCTGGTCTACGAGTCGGGCGCCTACAACGCCGCCACCGGCGTGCTGACCCTCGACCCGGACGCGAAGATCTACCACATCGAGCCCGGCACCTCGCACCGGCTCGCCGCGATCCTGGGCCTCGACGCGGGACCCTCGTTCCACTTCGTGCTCAACGACACGGTCTTCATGGACAACCGCATCCCGCCGCGCGGCGCCTCGCTGGCCGAACTGGAGGCCGTGCAGTCGCCGGTGGTCGGCTACGGGGGCTACCAGGAGGGGCAGTTCTGGGACGACACGCTCTACGGCC